A segment of the Neochlamydia sp. S13 genome:
GAAATGAAGATAAAGATGATGTGCATTTCTGTTATAGCGGAGGTCTTTCTTCCTTTGTATCTTATCTAAATGAAAACAAAAATGTCCTTTTTCCTGAGCCCTTATATTTTTCTGGATCTAGGCCCGGTGATGATGCCCCCATTGAATTTGAAGTGGCAATGCAATGGAACGATACTTATACCGAGTCTATCTTTTCTTATGTCAATAATATTGCTACACGACATGGAGGAACTCATCTTACTGGCTATTCAACGGCTCTTACAAGGGTATTAAATAGCTATATTAAAAGCCATAATCTCCTAAAATCAGATAAAATATCGATTAGCGGTGAAGATATGCGAGAGGGCTTGACAGCTGTTATTTCTGTTAAAGTTGCCAATCCTCAATTTGAAGGCCAGACAAAGCAGCGTCTAGGTAATAGCGACGTAGGCTCCGTCGTCCAGCAAATTGTTGGTGAAGAGTTAACCATCTACCTTGACGAGCACCCCGCAATCGCCAAAACTATTTCGGATAAAGCTATTCTTGCTGCGCAAGCTCGGGAAGCTGCTCGTAAAGCACGTGAATTGACTTTGCGTAAATCTGCTTTAGACAGTGGACGCTTACCTGGAAAGCTTACAGACTGCCAAGAAAAAGATCCTAAGCTATGCGAAATTTATATTGTGGAAGGTGATTCAGCAGGAGGCTCAGCTAAAAATGGTAGGGACAGACGTTTCCAGGCTATCTTGCCTATTCGCGGAAAGATTCTTAATGTAGAAAAAGCTCGTTTGGAAAAAGTTCTTCAGAATACCGAAGTAGGAACAATTATTTCTGCTTTAGGATGTGGCATTGGTCTTGATGGTTTTCACTTGGAAAAACTGCGTTATCATAAAATTATTATCATGACGGATGCTGATGTAGATGGCTCGCATATCCGTACTTTACTTCTCACCTTCTTTTATCGTCACATGCCTGCTTTAGTAGAGAATAACTTTATTTACATTGCTCAACCTCCTCTATATAGAGTTTCTAGGAAAAAGACTAGCCGCTATATTCACTCCGAAAAAGAGATGGATGAATACTTGTTAGAATTGGGGATTAGCGACGTGAAAATGAAGCTTCCCAAAGATCAAGAGCCTATGTCTATTCTCCAGATGAAAGATTTACTTCAGCTGATGGTAGAGTTAGAATCCTTTGTTTTACGCATGGAGCGTAAAGGAATCACTTTCCGAGAATTTCTGCATGCAAAAAATCCTCAAGGGATGCTGCCTCGTTTTCAGGTTACGCTGCCTGATGGTGTACACTTTGCTTATTCATTAGATGAATTTGAAGAGCTTAAAGAGCGGAACGAGCGCTTGCAAAAAGCTCAGCATGAACAAACCTTAGCCTCTATCCCTGAAGAAGAAATTACTCCGGAAATGAGAATTTTTAGACCTACGCGTCTAAATTTTATGGAATTATATGAAGAGGAGCATCTTGAACAGCTAAATAATAAGCTGGCAAACTTTGGGTATGACTTGACTTATTATCTTGTGGCTAGTGGAACGATTATGGAAATTAAGGAAGATAACCATACCCATAATTTTTCTACCCTTCATGAAATTCTTGATTTTCTAAGGGTAAATGGCCGCAAAGGCATTGAAATTCAACGTTATAAAGGCTTAGGTGAAATGAATGCAGACCAGCTTTGGGAGACTACAATGGATCCAGTTAAAAGATCATTGCTGCGTGTGACCCTTCCTGATGTGATAGCTGCTGATCATATGTTTACCATGCTGATGGGTGAAGAAGTACCTCCAAGGCGAGCTTTCATTGAACAGCATGCACTTTCTGTAAAAAACTTAGATATATAAGCTAACAAATCGTCAACTTTAAGGTAAATATGTCGTATACGAAAAATGAGGTGATTATCCCTCGTAATGTCGAAGATGAAATGAAAGACAGCTATTTGCGTTATTCGATGTCTGTGATTATTTCACGCGCATTACCAGATGTTCGCGATGGATTAAAGCCTTCTCAGCGCCGTATTCTTTATGCGATGCGGCAGCTAAACTTGTCGCCGGGAGCCAAACATCGTAAATGCGCAAAAATATCAGGGGATACTTCAGGGGACTACCATCCTCATGGTGAAATGGTCATCTACCCCACTTTAGTGCGTATGGCGCAAGGCTGGGTGATGCGCTACACTTTAATTGATGGCCAAGGGAACTTCGGTTCGATTGATGGAGACCCTCCTGCTGCCATGCGTTATACAGAAGCACGACTCACTCATGCTTCTATGCAATTAATGGAAGATTTGGATAAAGATACGGTAGATCATGTTCCTAACTATGATGAGACCAAGAAAGAACCGGTCGTTTTTCCTGCTAAATTTCCTAACTTGCTATGTAATGGTTCTTCAGGAATTGCGGTGGGTATGGCCACTAACATACCGCCCCATAATCTTAACGAGTTAATTACAGCAACTTTACTCGTGCTAGACCAACCGATGACTTCTATCGAAGAAATCATGCAAATAATGCCCGGGCCCGATTTTCCTACAGGGGGAATTATTTGTGGATATCGGGGAGTGAAAGAAGCTTTTCATACAGGCCATGGTAAAATCATTTTACGGGGTGTCATCCGTGTAGAAGAAATGGAAGATAACCCGGACCGCCAGCGCTTAGTCATCGATGAAATTCCTTATAATCTTAATAAATCCCGTTTAATTGAACAGATTGCAGACCTGATCAATAGTAAGACTTTGGCAGGAGTATCTGATTTACGCGATGAATCCGATAAAGATGGGATGCGGATTGTGCTAGAGCTGAAACGAAATGAAGTCCCTGATGTGACCATCAATCAGCTTTATAAATTCAGCGATATGGAAACTACTTTTGGATGCCATATGTTGGCCTTGGATAAAGGTCTACCGCGCATTATGAATGTAAAAAATATCATTAGCGCCTGGATTGAACATCGCATAGAAGTTATCCGCCGTCGTACCCGTTTTGAATTGGCTAAAGCTGAAGCACGCGCTCATATCTTGGAAGGTTATTTAAAAGCTATCGATCATTTGGATGAAGTTGTGAGATTGATCCGTGCTAGCAATAACCGTGAAGAGGCTAAACAATCTTTAATTGAGAGATTTGCCTTTTCAGATAAGCAAGCCACGGCAATTTTGGATTTACGTTTATATCAACTGACGGCTTTAGAGCATGACAAAATTAATGAAGAGTACCAGAGTTTACTAGAGAAAATAAACTATTTTAAAGCTGTGCTTGCAAGCGAACTCATGGTCCGTCAAATTATTAAAGATGAACTGAACGAAATTCAAGAAAAGCATAAGTCTCCCCGTAAGACTCAGATTATCGCGGCCGAAAGCGAGATGAACATGGAAGATCTGATTGCTAATGAGCCTGTGATCATCACTATTTCGGAAGATGACTACATTAAACGTATGCCTATGGATACCTTCCGTGAACAAAGGAGAGGGGGCCAAGGGGTTGCAGGTATGCAGATGAAGCGTGAGGACGATACCATTAAAGGCTTGTATGTTGCCACCATGCACGACTACCTATTAATTTTTACAAATCTAGGGCGTTGCTATTGGATAAAAGTCTGGCAGATACCAGAATCGAGTCGTAAATCTAAAGGTAAACCGCTCGTTAACTTGCTAGAAGATATTCAACCTAATGAAAAGATTGCCACCATCATGCGTGTTTCTTCTTTTGATGAGCAAGCCTGCATATTGATGGCTACACGTAAAGGCGTGGTTAAAAAATCTGAGCTTAGCCACTTCAGCAATCCACGTCGTAAAGGTATATGGGCGTTAGATGTGGATGAAGGTGACGAGGTGGTAGCAGCTCGCTTAGTAAAAGAAGAGTATCAAGTGATGATATTTACCCATAGGGGTATGGCAGTTCGCTTTGCTGAGGATAAGGTTAGGCCCATGGGTCGTATGGCTCGAGGGGTAAAAGGAGTTAGCCTAAGAGAAGAGAATGATTATGTCGTCAGCTGTGAAGTCGTAAAGGGGGATGAAACCATTCTGGTCGTTTGTGAGAATGGCTTTGGCAAGCGCTCCCTCGTAGAAGATTTTAGGCAAACAAATCGTGGCGGCGTGGGAGTGCGTTCAATTGTGACTAGCGAGCGGAACGGAAATGTAGTAGGCGCTCTTTGCGTAGCGGATACGGATGGGATGGTCATGATGACAGCAAGTGGGCAAGCTATCCGTATTAGTATGCGTGAATTACGCGTGCTTGGACGTAATACGCAAGGAGTTAGACTAGCCAACTTACGTGATAATGATTATCTTGTCGCTATTCAGAAAGTGAAAAGTGCAGAAGAAAGTATAGAAGATGCTAGCGTAGGTGTAGCCATAGAAGAAGAAAGTCTTGATGGGGTAGCAACAGGAACAGAAATTGATTTAGAAGGCCCTACTCATATTGATACAGAAACTTTGGAAGAAAATAATAGCCTATGACATTATTCATCACAATAGAAGGCGGCGAAGGAGCCGGTAAAACAACTCTTATAGAGAAGTTAGCTGCCGTTTTAACCTCATTTGGGTACGCTGTAGTGAAAACTCGGGAGCCGGGTGGTTCTCGATTAAGCACTCATATTAGAGAATGGCTTCTTAATAGAAATGCTGATCTACCGATTGGTTATAAAGCTGAATTGCTGCTGTTTTTAGCAGCGCGTGCCCAACACTTAGAAGAATTAATTAAGCCTGCTCTTGAAAAAGGAAAAGTGGTGCTGTGCGATCGTTTTAATGATTCTACAATTGTTTATCAAGGCATAGGCCGTGGCTTAGGGATGGACTATGTTAAGCAAATCTGTGAGTGTGTGAGTGAAAATTTAAATCCAGACCTTACTTTATTTTTAGATGTTGATCCACAAATTGGTCTTATGCGCACGCGAAAAGCTTCCAAAGAAAATGCAGGACGAGGGGAAGTAGACCGCATTGAAGCGGAGCGTTTAGATTTCCATAAGCGTGTGCGTCAAGGATTTTTAAGTTTAGCAAGACAATCTCCTGAGCGCATTCAGGTCATTGACGCTAATCAAGCCGAAGATGCTGTCTTTCGCCAGGCTAAGCAGTGGCTAGAAGAAAAAGTCATCCATTGAAAAACTATAAATTAAATTTATAAATAATAGTTTAATTATATTCCTTCTTAATACGAGGGTTGTAAGGTAACCTGGGTTATGACAAGCAATATGAGAGAAGTTTTTGACCACATCCTAGGCAATGAGCACGTGAAAGATTATCTAGTGAATATGGTTCAAAAGCAAGCCATTGGGCATTCTTTATTGTTTGCGGGACCTGAAGGAGCTTGCAAGGATCAATTTGCCTTTTCCTTGGCAAAATTGCTAATGGGAGAAAACTCTTATTCAAAAATTGATAGAAATGTTCATCCAGATGTTCACATTTACCGTCCTGAAGGTAAAATAGGGATGCATAGTATCGCTTCGATGCGTCAATTTTGTGAAGAGGTCTATTTGCCCCCCTATGAAAGCCCTTGGAAAATTTTTATGCTCTATGATGCCGAAAGGATGTTAAATTATAGTGCAAATGCTTTACTTAAAACATTTGAGGAACAAGCTTTAAATAGCCTTATTATCTTACTTTCTAGCCATGCGCATGCTCTTCTACCTACCATTTTGTCGCGATGCCGTACGATTCGTTTTCAATCTCCCAATAAAAATGCTGCTTCCAAGATAAAAGATCCTAGCCGTAACCAAATTTTATCATTATTGGCTGAAGGCAAAATGACTACCTATACCAAACTTTCCTCGTATGCATCTCAAATTGCCCATCAAATTGAAGAAATTCAAAAAGTAGAAGAAAAAGCTGGGACAACTGAAATTCAAAAGATACCGGCCGATCAAATGAACGCTTATCAGAAGAATTTAGTTGAGAAAGAAACAGAAGGTGCGATAGCTATGCAGGTAAATCAGCAGGCTACAGCATTATTAAAAAACATTTTATCTTGGTATCGAGATTTACATTTGCTAGATGTGGGAGGACGCTTAGAATTACTAGAAAACCCTGACTTTCATAAACACCTTATCCAAGCTTATCAACGCGGCGAAATTCTACCGTTAGAGTTCGTTGAGGAAAAAATTAAGAACGTTCAAAAAAGCCTGGAAAGATCGACTTCTTTAAGCTATTGCTTAGAAAGGCTGTTTCTAGAGCTTCAGCTGCTTTAAATATAGCTCGTGTTTGATAGATGCAAAAGATTTGTTGGCTTCCATCAAAAGAAATTCTCCTTTTCAAGTAGGACTGAAAAATTCCGAAAGAGGTTTAAGGTAAAAAAAAGAGCTTCTTTCATTAATTTCTGTAGAGGAAAGCAGAAATTTTTTACTGAAATGAAGCTCTTTAAAGATCCTATTTAAAAGTTGGGTATATTAGCTGGCGTTAAGTTTAAAAAGGGGATATGCTCCTCTCTTGTTTCCTTGTGCTTCATCTGTCATGGCTAAAAAGCTCCTTAAATTTATATTCCTTAACAATTCTCTTCATGAACTCCTCTAATTCTGCCGGCGACTTCTTTCCTAAAAACTCTAGATATTCTTGGTAATCCTTATGAATAAAAGACCATCCTTCATTTCTTTGAATTAGGCATTCTTTATAAAATTTTTCCCTGCTCTTAGCTGGTTCAAAAAAATCTTTAAAGCTATTTCGAATATCGTTTTTTTCCTGTTCTTTAATTCCAATGAAACTTTCGGGTGGCCAAGGAATAAAAGTCCTGTTACAACTTCTCATTTTTAAGGCTAATTGAACAGAATAAGTCAAATATTTTTCGGGGGCTATATAACTCTCTCCCTCAGTTTTGACACTTGATCGATAAGCTGTTACACAAGCAAAAACATCGAATAATTCCTTCAAAACAACAAATTTTTTTCTTCCAAAAAATATGCTTTCCAATTCTAGGTCGGGGCATTCGCTTAAGTATTTTTTTACAATAATAGGAAGAACCTCCACCGTAATTTTTAGGTGAAAAGGATTGGAAATAACCTTCCCTAAAGAAGAGTCTTTTATTGCTTGAAAGTTATCCAAATACTCTTGTTCGGTCCAAAGAAGGGTTTTATCTTTTTGGCGCTCTGCCACAAATTTTTTTAGATAGGCCACAATTTGGGCTTCGTCAAAGGGAGTAAGACGTAGCCTTTGCAAGTCTTCACCTTGGGGTTTAAAGCATCTTTTCTTTGCTGTTCCTGTTTTACTGACAAAGATAACCTTGGAAATTTCTTTATCTTTAAATCCATTCGTCACATAAATATTAATTTTTTTAGGGTCTTCAAACCGACGAGAAAATCTGTCAAAGTTAATTTCATCATAAGCATCGCAAATCAATAAAATTTTGCGATCCCTTAATTGATTGGCTTGACCTCGATCCACTCCATAAAAATCCAGAGTATGTTCCAGAGCTTTATGAATAGGATCCTTTAACTTGGGGAGATAGGTATAAAGAGGAAAATAACTTTTATGAGAATAGTTCTTTAAAAGCTGATCCGCTAGCATTTTCATAGCAAGTGTTTTCCCTGCCCCACCTTCACCTTCAAGATGAAGAGCATAAGCACTCTCATTTCTGAAAAACTCTTTTAATTCTTCTGCCAGAGGTTGCGGGTTAGAGAATTGCCGTTCGGGATCGCTAGCTTTAGGAGAAATATAATAGGCTCTTTCTTTCTTAAGTTGGTCATCTTTCCTTAATTTTTCTGCAATGCGTTGCATAGTTTCAAAAAGAGGAACTTTTTTAATAGCTTCAGTGAAAAGATCGGTTAGTGGAGCAGACTCAAAAGAGGTAATTGGACTTTTATCCATTGGCAAAGCGTTTACAACTCCCTTAGCAAGCTCTCTAATCTCTTGCTGCGGATGAGTCGTGCAAGTTAATAAATAACGTTTAGTAATTTCTTGAAGTTGTGTTCTATTCCTCTCTTTCTTTAAGCTAAATGCCTCCTGGGGATTATAATTTTTCTGCGTGTCATTGGCTTGGTAAATTTGTTTAAAAACCTGAACAGCTACCTTTTTTAACTCAAGGTCGTCTAAAGAAGCAGAAGGGGGAAAATGAAGCACTTCCCAAAGCAGATTTACAAACCCCATTAGGAAAAAGGGATGATGGAGCGTCTCTTTTTTTTGAATTTCAACATCTGTACTTAAGGCGTTAATGGCTTTGACAAAGATATGGGGATATTCAAAAAGCGTATAGCGCACTTTAAAGAGCACATTAAACCAATCCTCAGGAAACCACTTTTCTTTAACTTTTTTTACAATTCCAGGTCCCTGAAAGGCGAAAGCCTGTTGAAAATCCGCTGGAGCCTCGAAAGCAGAAGCAATATGCCAAGGTTCAAATAGGTCAACCGCATCTGCTATCTTTGCTACCGCTCTTAGGAAGTAAAAGGTACGAGAGCATACATCTTTAACGATGTCTCCAGTAGTTTGGTCATCTGATATTTTGAGAAAAGAATTTTCCCCATACTTGGCAAGATAAGCCACCTCTAAGTCTTTATCTTTTGTAAATTGGCTAATCGCTTCATAAGCGTTTATGTATATTTCTTTATCGACGCCTTCTACCTCCTTGATTAACATAGCTTCAATTAGGGCAATGATTACCCTGAGGTGTTGTTTGATTAAAGAATTTTTCTTAGGTTGAGCAGTCGGCGCAAGATTATCTGTTAAAATTTTCAGCATCTTCCCAAAATGCGTAGGCTCAAGCCTTTCTAAAAACTCTGCTGACATAGAAGAAAGCTGACCAGATTTGTGAAAAGAGATTTCTAAATTATCCTGATAAATAAATTTTTGAAAATGCACCAAAATGTCTGTCAGTGCGTGTAAAATTTTCTTATCGGTGAGAGGGTTGTCCACAAAATGCGTGATCAAACTTTTGAGAATGCGAAATTGATCATAATCCTCCAACTTATCAAATAGTTTGATAACTTCCTTAATCGCCTCTGCTGAAGGCTGCTGAAGCTGGGTAAAGCTATCCACCATCTTCTTAACAATCTCGTCAATTAAAGGATCTTTAGAGCCTTCACCGGTCAGATAATTAACCAAGTCCTGAGTATTGCGGATAGAGAACAAAGGCACAGCTCGGGGAAGTATTTGGGAAGAAGAAATAGATGAAGACGAAGCGACTTGCTGG
Coding sequences within it:
- the gyrB gene encoding DNA topoisomerase (ATP-hydrolyzing) subunit B; its protein translation is MTNDTLSSEGAKQVTKEYDASSITVLEGLQAVRERPGMYVGDTSSNGLHQLVYEAVDNCIDEAMAGYCTAICVTLHKDGSATIEDNGRGIPVEKHEKESIKQGRDVSAIEVVMTILHAGGKFDKNTYKVSGGLHGVGVSCVCALSKKMVVQVYKNNQTHEIEFSQGHVVRPIEQIGETTKRGTKITFWPDDTILSVVEFDYDILAKRLRELAFLNKGINIYFHDERNEDKDDVHFCYSGGLSSFVSYLNENKNVLFPEPLYFSGSRPGDDAPIEFEVAMQWNDTYTESIFSYVNNIATRHGGTHLTGYSTALTRVLNSYIKSHNLLKSDKISISGEDMREGLTAVISVKVANPQFEGQTKQRLGNSDVGSVVQQIVGEELTIYLDEHPAIAKTISDKAILAAQAREAARKARELTLRKSALDSGRLPGKLTDCQEKDPKLCEIYIVEGDSAGGSAKNGRDRRFQAILPIRGKILNVEKARLEKVLQNTEVGTIISALGCGIGLDGFHLEKLRYHKIIIMTDADVDGSHIRTLLLTFFYRHMPALVENNFIYIAQPPLYRVSRKKTSRYIHSEKEMDEYLLELGISDVKMKLPKDQEPMSILQMKDLLQLMVELESFVLRMERKGITFREFLHAKNPQGMLPRFQVTLPDGVHFAYSLDEFEELKERNERLQKAQHEQTLASIPEEEITPEMRIFRPTRLNFMELYEEEHLEQLNNKLANFGYDLTYYLVASGTIMEIKEDNHTHNFSTLHEILDFLRVNGRKGIEIQRYKGLGEMNADQLWETTMDPVKRSLLRVTLPDVIAADHMFTMLMGEEVPPRRAFIEQHALSVKNLDI
- the gyrA gene encoding DNA topoisomerase (ATP-hydrolyzing) subunit A: MSYTKNEVIIPRNVEDEMKDSYLRYSMSVIISRALPDVRDGLKPSQRRILYAMRQLNLSPGAKHRKCAKISGDTSGDYHPHGEMVIYPTLVRMAQGWVMRYTLIDGQGNFGSIDGDPPAAMRYTEARLTHASMQLMEDLDKDTVDHVPNYDETKKEPVVFPAKFPNLLCNGSSGIAVGMATNIPPHNLNELITATLLVLDQPMTSIEEIMQIMPGPDFPTGGIICGYRGVKEAFHTGHGKIILRGVIRVEEMEDNPDRQRLVIDEIPYNLNKSRLIEQIADLINSKTLAGVSDLRDESDKDGMRIVLELKRNEVPDVTINQLYKFSDMETTFGCHMLALDKGLPRIMNVKNIISAWIEHRIEVIRRRTRFELAKAEARAHILEGYLKAIDHLDEVVRLIRASNNREEAKQSLIERFAFSDKQATAILDLRLYQLTALEHDKINEEYQSLLEKINYFKAVLASELMVRQIIKDELNEIQEKHKSPRKTQIIAAESEMNMEDLIANEPVIITISEDDYIKRMPMDTFREQRRGGQGVAGMQMKREDDTIKGLYVATMHDYLLIFTNLGRCYWIKVWQIPESSRKSKGKPLVNLLEDIQPNEKIATIMRVSSFDEQACILMATRKGVVKKSELSHFSNPRRKGIWALDVDEGDEVVAARLVKEEYQVMIFTHRGMAVRFAEDKVRPMGRMARGVKGVSLREENDYVVSCEVVKGDETILVVCENGFGKRSLVEDFRQTNRGGVGVRSIVTSERNGNVVGALCVADTDGMVMMTASGQAIRISMRELRVLGRNTQGVRLANLRDNDYLVAIQKVKSAEESIEDASVGVAIEEESLDGVATGTEIDLEGPTHIDTETLEENNSL
- the tmk gene encoding dTMP kinase; this encodes MTLFITIEGGEGAGKTTLIEKLAAVLTSFGYAVVKTREPGGSRLSTHIREWLLNRNADLPIGYKAELLLFLAARAQHLEELIKPALEKGKVVLCDRFNDSTIVYQGIGRGLGMDYVKQICECVSENLNPDLTLFLDVDPQIGLMRTRKASKENAGRGEVDRIEAERLDFHKRVRQGFLSLARQSPERIQVIDANQAEDAVFRQAKQWLEEKVIH
- a CDS encoding NACHT domain-containing NTPase; translated protein: MTSTSPTIFTQQSPTFTPITTHLPPTKGEAIAKVIFRLIGQISNKPKYIYDVSIHPEKKDVIASVKHKDSSLIKHHPHYWNVKYINFPKEFTLKQISELMIRQHPAVKVSKEKSIEQLNLEAESYDRQYPVKVEIGIKGTTHQGKEYYLKLCPDNLENSAAYIKDEQGNVVQISLNLGPLKDYRYKDIRNNVLPDFNSKYQVNLAQEAKGPCLRLTTLAPLTQQVAPASGEFQQVASSSSISSSQILPRAVPLFSIRNTQDLVNYLTGEGSKDPLIDEIVKKMVDSFTQLQQPSAEAIKEVIKLFDKLEDYDQFRILKSLITHFVDNPLTDKKILHALTDILVHFQKFIYQDNLEISFHKSGQLSSMSAEFLERLEPTHFGKMLKILTDNLAPTAQPKKNSLIKQHLRVIIALIEAMLIKEVEGVDKEIYINAYEAISQFTKDKDLEVAYLAKYGENSFLKISDDQTTGDIVKDVCSRTFYFLRAVAKIADAVDLFEPWHIASAFEAPADFQQAFAFQGPGIVKKVKEKWFPEDWFNVLFKVRYTLFEYPHIFVKAINALSTDVEIQKKETLHHPFFLMGFVNLLWEVLHFPPSASLDDLELKKVAVQVFKQIYQANDTQKNYNPQEAFSLKKERNRTQLQEITKRYLLTCTTHPQQEIRELAKGVVNALPMDKSPITSFESAPLTDLFTEAIKKVPLFETMQRIAEKLRKDDQLKKERAYYISPKASDPERQFSNPQPLAEELKEFFRNESAYALHLEGEGGAGKTLAMKMLADQLLKNYSHKSYFPLYTYLPKLKDPIHKALEHTLDFYGVDRGQANQLRDRKILLICDAYDEINFDRFSRRFEDPKKINIYVTNGFKDKEISKVIFVSKTGTAKKRCFKPQGEDLQRLRLTPFDEAQIVAYLKKFVAERQKDKTLLWTEQEYLDNFQAIKDSSLGKVISNPFHLKITVEVLPIIVKKYLSECPDLELESIFFGRKKFVVLKELFDVFACVTAYRSSVKTEGESYIAPEKYLTYSVQLALKMRSCNRTFIPWPPESFIGIKEQEKNDIRNSFKDFFEPAKSREKFYKECLIQRNEGWSFIHKDYQEYLEFLGKKSPAELEEFMKRIVKEYKFKELFSHDR